Proteins from one Impatiens glandulifera chromosome 2, dImpGla2.1, whole genome shotgun sequence genomic window:
- the LOC124928064 gene encoding GEM-like protein 6: protein MKNLKTVENFTGFPIISSNRLLLDHGRHKHMHAVINRTKRPEEKEANSILEHVRLGSNITAIVKGKWSLGAKIIRNGGVSKIFKQKFNVGNGEKILRVSQCYIFTTAGPIAGLLFITTHRLAFYSERSIKLQSSSGMFARAHYKVSIPLGKIKGTVLSQNEKRPSQKYIELATVDNFDFWFMGFLNYQKTYTCILKAISLPQFFQITLK, encoded by the exons ATGAAGAATTTGAAAACTGTTGAGAATTTCACTGGATTTCCCATTATTAGCTCAAACAGGCTTTTGCTTGATCATGGTAGACATAAGCATATGCATGCAGTGATAAATAGAACGAAAAGACCAGAAGAAAAGGAAGCAAATAGTATTCTAGAGCATG TAAGATTAGGATCCAATATCACTGCAATAGTGAAGGGGAAATGGAGCTTAGGAGCCAAAATTATCCGAAATGGTGGAGTGAGTAAGATCTTCAAGCAAAAGTTTAATGTTGGAAATGGAGAGAAGATCTTAAGGGTTTCTCAATGTTATATATTCACAACTGCCGGTCCAATAGCTGGTTTGCTCTTCATAACAACTCACAGGCTTGCCTTTTATAGTGAAAGATCCATTAAACTCCAGTCCTCAAGTGGAATGTTCGCCAGAGCCCATTATAAG GTATCGATACCTTTGGGAAAGATAAAGGGCACGGTCTTGAGCCAAAACGAGAAGAGGCCTTCGCAGAAGTACATTGAACTTGCTACTGTggataactttgatttttggTTTATGGGATTTCTCAATTATCAGAAGACCTATACCTGCATTCTAAAAGCTATTTCTCTACCTCAATTCTTTCAAATCACCCTGAAGTGA
- the LOC124924709 gene encoding GEM-like protein 6, which translates to MKNLMKTVESFTKFPISSNRFLLDHHVGSLKFNQIVINRKKRPTERAAHAVNSILDHVKLGSNISAIVKGKLSLGAKIVQNGGVGKVFKHKFNVENGEKILKASQCYISTTAGPIAGLLFITTNRISFCSERSIKLKSPNGMSARAHYKVSIPLGKIKGAIVSQNKEKPSQKYIELATVDNCDFWFMGFLNYQKTYTSILKAVSLPQLYQLTQ; encoded by the exons ATGAAGAATCTCATGAAGACTGTTGAAAGTTTCACTAAATTTCCCATCAGCTCAAACAGGTTTTTGCTTGATCATCATGTTGGATCATTGAAGTTCAATCAga TAGtaataaatagaaagaaaagACCAACTGAAAGAGCAGCTCATGCAGTAAATAGCATTCTAGATCATG TAAAATTAGGATCCAATATAAGTGCAATAGTAAAAGGGAAGTTAAGCTTAGGAGCCAAAATTGTTCAAAATGGTGGAGTGGGGAAAGTCTTCAAGCATAAGTTTAATGTTGAAAATGGAGAGAAAATCTTAAAGGCTTCTCAGTGTTATATCTCTACAACAGCTGGTCCTATAGCTGGTCTTCTCTTTATCACAACCAACAGAATTTCCTTCTGTAGTGAAAGATCAATCAAACTTAAGTCTCCAAATGGAATGTCAGCCAGAGCCCATTACAAG GTATCAATACCTCTAGGAAAGATAAAGGGCGCGATTGTGAGTCAAAACAAGGAGAAACCATCGCAGAAGTATATCGAACTTGCTACTGTGGATAACTGTGATTTCTGGTTTATGGGATTTCTCAATTATCAGAAGACCTACACTAGCATTCTAAAAGCTGTTTCTTTACCTCAATTATATCAACTCACTCAATAG